From the Oceaniferula marina genome, one window contains:
- the acpP gene encoding acyl carrier protein, protein MKERDTPKESVSYDSKTSQKITKIISELLSLKQDQIKPDHAIIGDLGADSLDAVELIMWIEEDFNISIADADAEKLVTVGDLIRYVERKTKKSKSA, encoded by the coding sequence GTGAAGGAACGAGATACTCCGAAAGAATCTGTTTCATACGATTCAAAGACTTCTCAGAAAATCACGAAGATTATATCAGAGTTGCTTTCTCTGAAGCAGGATCAAATTAAGCCAGATCATGCAATAATTGGAGACTTAGGGGCTGATTCGCTCGACGCTGTTGAGTTGATTATGTGGATTGAGGAGGATTTTAACATATCCATTGCAGATGCAGATGCTGAGAAGCTAGTTACGGTTGGTGATTTGATCCGCTATGTTGAGCGTAAAACTAAGAAATCAAAATCGGCATAA
- a CDS encoding DMP19 family protein: MIDTCEKILDREIKSGRSSLDDESKRVFHLYRFLSYYENGGISGLLYNLSPAWNDLSELASITADLNHLALSKAVEGVHRLVSRGPEEYKGTWEGWINLTDPNGDLDKYDSQIFDLYEVLWHDLERLTS, from the coding sequence ATGATCGATACTTGTGAAAAAATACTAGATCGCGAAATCAAATCTGGTCGATCCTCACTTGATGATGAGTCAAAGAGAGTTTTCCACCTTTATCGTTTCCTTAGCTACTACGAAAATGGCGGAATCTCGGGACTTCTTTATAACTTGTCCCCAGCGTGGAATGATCTCTCCGAGCTGGCATCGATTACAGCTGATCTCAATCATCTGGCATTGTCTAAAGCAGTTGAAGGTGTTCATCGTCTTGTCAGCCGCGGTCCTGAAGAGTATAAGGGGACTTGGGAGGGATGGATTAATCTCACTGATCCTAATGGCGATTTAGATAAGTATGATTCTCAGATATTTGATCTCTATGAGGTGCTTTGGCATGATCTGGAGCGACTGACTAGCTAA